In Haloterrigena turkmenica DSM 5511, a single genomic region encodes these proteins:
- the thiD gene encoding bifunctional hydroxymethylpyrimidine kinase/phosphomethylpyrimidine kinase, whose amino-acid sequence MRTPAPDSRPVALTIAGSDSGGGAGIQADLATMAAHGVFGTSAITAVTAQHTRGVESSHVLPTAEIEAQIEAVTGDFAVGAAKTGMLATTPVIETVADYAREFEFPLLVDPVMVATSGDRLLEAEAERAYEDLLGEATLATPNADEAEVLTDIEVTDGESAVAAGEAILETGVDAVLVKGGHVPGETVRDTLVTEDGVRTFEHPRVGTEATHGSGCTLGSAIAARLATGEPLETAVEGATEFLARAVRYYYDVGEGHGAVNHMVSLRNEASRELTAEEVQAVVDRFVDADVSALVPEVGMNVAGATPYAESVAETAAVEGRITRTLSGAQPNRGVRFGASSHVARFLLAAREFFPDLRFAVNCRFDDDVEDALETLEWSVAEYDRDEQPDEVAETDGSTMGWGARQAFVDRDESPVAVVDRGEIGKEAMVKLVASDPETLAERALALNGEVER is encoded by the coding sequence ATGAGAACGCCAGCACCCGATTCGCGCCCGGTAGCCCTGACGATCGCCGGCAGCGACTCCGGCGGTGGCGCCGGCATCCAGGCCGACCTCGCGACGATGGCCGCCCACGGCGTCTTCGGCACGTCCGCGATCACGGCCGTCACGGCCCAGCACACCCGCGGCGTCGAGTCCTCGCACGTCCTGCCGACGGCGGAGATCGAGGCCCAGATCGAGGCCGTCACCGGCGACTTCGCGGTCGGCGCGGCGAAGACGGGGATGCTCGCGACGACACCGGTCATCGAGACCGTCGCCGACTACGCCCGCGAGTTCGAGTTCCCGCTGCTCGTCGATCCCGTGATGGTCGCGACCTCGGGCGATCGGCTGCTCGAGGCCGAGGCCGAGCGCGCATACGAGGACCTGCTCGGGGAAGCCACGTTGGCGACGCCCAACGCCGACGAGGCCGAGGTGCTGACGGATATCGAGGTGACCGACGGCGAGAGCGCGGTGGCGGCCGGCGAGGCGATCCTCGAGACCGGCGTCGACGCCGTGCTGGTCAAGGGCGGTCACGTCCCCGGCGAGACGGTCCGGGACACCCTCGTCACCGAGGACGGCGTCCGGACGTTCGAACACCCGCGGGTCGGCACCGAGGCGACCCACGGCTCGGGCTGTACGCTGGGGTCGGCGATCGCGGCCCGCCTCGCGACGGGCGAGCCCCTCGAGACGGCCGTCGAGGGGGCGACGGAGTTCCTCGCCCGCGCGGTGCGCTACTACTACGACGTCGGCGAGGGCCACGGCGCGGTCAATCACATGGTCTCCCTGCGAAACGAGGCCAGCCGCGAACTGACCGCCGAGGAGGTCCAGGCCGTCGTCGACCGGTTCGTCGACGCGGACGTGTCGGCGCTGGTCCCCGAAGTCGGGATGAACGTCGCCGGCGCGACCCCCTACGCCGAATCGGTCGCGGAGACGGCGGCCGTCGAGGGCCGGATCACGCGCACGCTCTCGGGCGCCCAGCCCAACCGCGGCGTTCGGTTCGGCGCCTCGAGTCACGTCGCCCGCTTCCTGCTCGCGGCCCGCGAGTTCTTCCCCGACCTCCGGTTCGCGGTCAACTGTCGGTTCGACGACGACGTCGAGGACGCGCTCGAGACCCTCGAGTGGTCGGTCGCCGAGTACGACCGCGACGAACAGCCCGACGAGGTCGCCGAAACCGACGGGTCGACGATGGGCTGGGGCGCTCGGCAGGCCTTCGTAGATCGCGACGAGTCGCCGGTCGCGGTCGTTGACCGCGGCGAGATCGGGAAGGAGGCGATGGTGAAACTCGTCGCCAGTGATCCGGAGACGCTCGCCGAGCGGGCGCTGGCGCTGAACGGCGAGGTCGAACGATGA
- a CDS encoding AIR synthase family protein, protein MSDLGKIDRQFFDRHVAPNLGADRDDVAVGPQHGVDFGVLEIGGQALVTATDPVSIMPQLGLERAARFALDLVLADVAVSGIPPSHLSICFTLPETMTDDEFATVWKTIHEECVDLGVAVVTGHTARYSDPSHPWVGAATAMAVGDPDEIVRPDGARPGDRLLLTTGPAVESVGLLSTLFADQLEAALPGDVIDDAQDRLEEVYCVRDALAAAAAGPVTAMHDVTEGGLAGALNEMADGAGARFSVDRDAVPMRPGVQEVCDHLEIDPWAATSSGSLLLAVAPEGVDDVVAALEDRDTVVAEIGRVEEPSGTDGDGEVVVDGDRLPHPSVDPSWRAYAELADSAGE, encoded by the coding sequence GTGAGCGACCTCGGCAAGATCGATCGGCAGTTCTTCGACCGCCACGTCGCGCCGAACCTCGGCGCGGACCGCGACGACGTCGCCGTCGGCCCCCAGCACGGCGTCGACTTCGGCGTCCTCGAGATCGGCGGGCAGGCGCTGGTGACCGCGACCGACCCCGTCTCGATCATGCCCCAGTTGGGCCTCGAGCGCGCGGCCCGGTTCGCGCTGGACCTCGTGCTCGCGGACGTCGCCGTCAGCGGGATCCCGCCGTCGCACCTCTCGATCTGTTTTACCCTCCCCGAGACGATGACCGACGACGAGTTCGCGACCGTCTGGAAGACGATCCACGAGGAGTGCGTCGACCTCGGCGTGGCCGTCGTGACGGGCCACACCGCCCGCTACTCGGACCCCTCCCACCCGTGGGTCGGCGCCGCGACCGCGATGGCCGTCGGCGACCCCGACGAGATCGTCCGACCCGACGGCGCCCGTCCGGGCGATCGGCTGCTCCTGACGACCGGCCCCGCCGTGGAGTCAGTGGGGCTCTTGAGTACGTTGTTCGCCGACCAACTCGAGGCGGCGCTACCCGGCGACGTGATCGACGACGCGCAGGACCGACTCGAGGAGGTCTACTGCGTCCGGGACGCCCTCGCAGCGGCCGCCGCGGGGCCGGTGACGGCGATGCACGACGTCACCGAGGGCGGTCTCGCGGGCGCGTTGAACGAGATGGCCGACGGCGCCGGCGCTCGGTTTTCGGTCGATCGAGACGCCGTTCCGATGCGTCCCGGAGTACAGGAGGTGTGTGACCACCTCGAGATCGATCCCTGGGCCGCGACCAGCAGCGGCTCGTTGCTGCTCGCGGTCGCTCCCGAGGGTGTCGACGACGTGGTCGCGGCGCTCGAGGACCGGGACACCGTCGTCGCCGAAATCGGCCGGGTGGAGGAACCGAGCGGTACGGACGGAGACGGCGAGGTCGTCGTCGACGGCGACCGACTTCCGCACCCGAGCGTCGACCCCTCGTGGCGGGCGTACGCCGAACTGGCCGATTCAGCGGGCGAATAG